From a single Anas acuta chromosome 16, bAnaAcu1.1, whole genome shotgun sequence genomic region:
- the LOC137865477 gene encoding uncharacterized protein, which translates to MPRAVPCRSVPCPVLSRAGEGQDPVRVAQGPGQGSGLYKSSAGRGCCEGSTMKPGSLLSLLSLVLLVALLAPPAECRLDPELVLAGKFGECPAPRRTSSTKCGNFCSTNENCPGSELCCSNGCGMECRMPIGAKAGFCPRVNSDMMSICLVQCSSDSDCEGNGKCCSMACHVHCTSPVPAKPGVCPKRRLRYTLLPCNSTCSDDSDCPGRDKCCFTGCSLGCMAPARRRGYSPAASLLGWGWGCRQCPALISSPMLRSDICHLPPERGPCLGLFYRYAYSPATGTCRLFLYGGCRGNANNFETLGECQRVCQRGRTNE; encoded by the exons ATGCCCCGTGCCGTCCCGTGCCGGTCCGTGCCGTGCCCGGTGCTGTCCCGTGCCGGGGAGGGGCAGGACCCGGTGCGCGTTGCGCAAGGCCCGGGGCAGGGCTCGGGGCTCTACAAAAGCTCCGCGGGGCGCGGGTGTTGCGAGGGTAGCACCATGAAGCCGGGGTCGCTGCTGTCGCTGCTGtcgctggtgctgctggtggccctCCTGGCCCCGCCGGCCGAGTGCCGGCTGGACCCGGAGCTCGTCCTGGCAG GGAAGTTTGGCGAGTGCCCTGCGCCCAGGAGGACCTCCAGCACCAAGTGCGGCAACTTCTGCTCTACGAATGAGAACTGCCCGGGCAGCGAACTCTGCTGCAGCAACGGCTGTGGAATGGAGTGCAGGATGCCCATTGGAG CCAAGGCAGGTTTCTGCCCACGGGTGAACTCCGACATGATGAGCATCTGCCTGGTGCAGTGCAGCAGCGACAGCGACTGCGAGGGCAACGGCAAGTGCTGCAGCATGGCCTGCCACGTCCACTGCACAAGCCCGGTGCCAG CCAAACCAGGAGTCTGCCCCAAGAGAAGGTTGCGGTACACCTTACTCCCTTGCAACAGCACCTGCAGCGACGACAGCGACTGTCCCGGCAGAGACAAGTGCTGCTTCACGGGCTGCAGCCTCGGCTGCATGGCCCCGGCCAGACGGAGGGGCTacagccccgctgcctccctgctgggctggggctggggctgccgccAGTGTCCTGCTCTCATCTCCAGCCCCATGCTCCGAAGTGACATCTGCCACTTGCCCCCGGAGCGCGGCCCGTGCTTGGGCCTCTTCTATCGTTACGCCTACAGCCCTGCCACGGGGACGTGCCGGCTGTTCCTCtacgggggctgcagggggaacgCCAACAACTTCGAGACCCTGGGGGAGTGCCAGCGGGTCTGCCAGCGGG gGAGAACCAACGAGTGA
- the LOC137865479 gene encoding WAP four-disulfide core domain protein 2-like: MSHPEGSPLPPGRPHLERSLKPSGVALHAQSRLPCTMPKASSVLVLAGLLVLWAELPPASAQNVTTKAGVCPDPATEEANCTVGCQSDGDCESTLKCCPAACGTACLEPDEKPGTCPPVKPGIPMLGLCANQCKTDSNCPGSLKCCRNGCGKVSCVTPHY; the protein is encoded by the exons ATGAGCCACCCGGAAGGCAGTCCCCTCCCGCCTGGCCGGCCCCACCTGGAGAGGAGCTTAAAGCCCAGCGGGGTGGCCCTGCACGCGCAGAGCCGGCTCCCCTGCACCATGCCCAAGGCCAGCAGCGTGCTCGTCCTCGCAGGGCTCCTGGTTCTCTGGGCAGAGCTGCCGCCAGCATCCGCCCAGAATGTCACGA CGAAAGCCGGCGTGTGCCCGGACCCAGCGACAGAGGAAGCCAACTGCACAGTGGGGTGCCAGTCCGATGGCGACTGCGAGAGCACCCTCAAGTGCTGCCCGGCGGCCTGTGGCACGGCCTGCCTGGAGCCCGACG AGAAGCCCGGCACCTGCCCGCCCGTGAAGCCAGGGATCCCCATGCTGGGGCTCTGCGCTAACCAGTGCAAGACGGACTCCAACTGCCCCGGGAGCCTGAAGTGCTGCAGGAACGGCTGCGGCAAGGTCTCCTGCGTGACTCCCCACTACTGA
- the LOC137865512 gene encoding uncharacterized protein isoform X4: MSPGLCLLLGLLILGAEPGTAAGQEGAHPGVCPRFLASPHHVRCPNACSDDRGCPPEQKCCFTGCGLGCVMPLGSSSSDFPPPGEVDWSLSQAEETHRGEPQKPGTCPQDFGHCLHLEPPLCTNDSLCPGWHKCCPHGCRLRCTPPAEGRGAADTCHLPAAPGPCGGRELRFFYNVTSGRCGTFPYGGCGGNPNNFGTRAACHRACLGHEKPKPGECPAGLPGLPGPCQEECGGDSDCPGSQKCCNSSCGNQCLPPAPARKAGFCPASAGLFPSYDCREWCQRDADCPGAEKCCLRGCDSVCLRPAREKPGICPLTEAAPWTQAPCQASCAEDGQCPGDEKCCSSRRCGRVCLAPERDKPGQCPKVRPRQAPEPCAEEDACGHDRDCPRQEKCCFGGCAMRCTRPAREHPGECPRAEPCWDPRRRHRSQCLDDSACRRDQKCCSSGCAWVCVAVAVPGESQDGAPGQCVQECATDLQCPQGQRCTSTGCGRVCGDVPGGAA; encoded by the exons ATGAGCCCggggctctgcctcctcctgggCCTCCTCATCCTCGGGGCAGAGCCGGGCAccgcagcagggcaggagggag cccaccccGGTGTCTGCCCCCGGTTCCTGGCCAGCCCCCACCACGTGCGGTGCCCCAACGCCTGCAGCGATGACAGAGGGTGCCCCCCGGAGCAGAAATGCTGCTTCACCGGCTGCGGCCTCGGCTGCGTGATGccgctggggagcagcagcagcgacttccccccccccggggaggTGGACTGGAGCCTCAGCCAGGCGGAGGAAACGCACCGAG GGGAGCCACAGAAGCCGGGGACGTGCCCCCAGGACTTCGGGCACTGCCTCCACCTGGAGCCCCCCCTGTGCACCAACGACTCGCTGTGTCCCGGCTGGCACAAGTGCTGCCCCCATGGGTGCCGGCTCCGCTGCACCCCTCCTGCAGAAG GGCGCGGTGCCGCAGACACGTGCCACCTCCCCGCCGCACCGGGACCCTGCGGTGGCCGCGAGCTGCGCTTCTTCTACAACGTCACCTCCGGGCGCTGCGGGACGTTCCCCTACGGCGGCTGCGGGGGCAACCCCAACAACTTCGGGACGCGGGCAGCGTGCCACCGGGCGTGCCTGGGACacg aGAAACCCAAACCTGGGGAGTGCCCAGcggggctgccggggctgcCAGGGCCATGCCAGGAGGAGTGCGGAGGTGACAGCGACTGCCCCGGCTCACAGAAGtgctgcaacagcagctgcGGGAACCagtgcctgcccccagccccggcca GGAAGGCCGGCTTCTGCCCGGCCAGCGCGGGGCTGTTCCCCAGCTATGACTGCAGGGAGTGGTGCCAGCGAGACGCCGACTGCCCCGGCGCGGAGAAGTGCTGCCTGCGCGGCTGTGACTCCGTGTGCCTGCGCCCGGCCCGAG AGAAGCCGGGGATCTGCCCCCTGACGGAGGCGGCACCGTGGACCCAGGCCCCGTGCCAGGCGTCCTGTGCAGAGGACGGGCAGTGCCCGGGGGACGagaagtgctgcagcagccgccGATGTGGCCGGGTCTGCCTGGCTCCTGAACGAG ACAAACCCGGCCAGTGCCCAAAGGTGAGGCCACGGCAGGCACCGGAGCCGTGCGCGGAGGAGGACGCCTGTGGCCACGACAGGGACTGTCCCCGGCAGGAGAAATGCTGCTTCGGCGGCTGCGCCATGCGCTGCACACGCCCTGCCAGGG AGCACCCCGGGGAGTGCCCCCGGGCTGAGCCGTGCTGGGACCCTCGGCGCAGGCACAGGAGCCAGTGCCTGGACGACAGCGCCTGCCGGCGGGACCAGAAGTGCTGCAGCTCCGGCTGCGCCTGGGTGTGCGTGGCCGTGGCCGTGCCTGGAG AGAGCCAGGACGGAGCCCCCGGGCAGTGCGTGCAGGAGTGTGCCACCGACCTGCAGTGCCCCCAGGGACAGAGGTGCACCAGCACCGGCTGCGGCCGTGTCTGCGGGGACGTCCCTGGAG GTGCTGCGTGa
- the LOC137865512 gene encoding uncharacterized protein isoform X2, producing MSPGLCLLLGLLILGAEPGTAAGQEGAHPGVCPRFLASPHHVRCPNACSDDRGCPPEQKCCFTGCGLGCVMPLGSSSSDFPPPGEVDWSLSQAEETHRGEPQKPGTCPQDFGHCLHLEPPLCTNDSLCPGWHKCCPHGCRLRCTPPAEDTCHLPAAPGPCGGRELRFFYNVTSGRCGTFPYGGCGGNPNNFGTRAACHRACLGHEKPKPGECPAGLPGLPGPCQEECGGDSDCPGSQKCCNSSCGNQCLPPAPARKAGFCPASAGLFPSYDCREWCQRDADCPGAEKCCLRGCDSVCLRPAREKPGICPLTEAAPWTQAPCQASCAEDGQCPGDEKCCSSRRCGRVCLAPERDKPGQCPKVRPRQAPEPCAEEDACGHDRDCPRQEKCCFGGCAMRCTRPAREHPGECPRAEPCWDPRRRHRSQCLDDSACRRDQKCCSSGCAWVCVAVAVPGGSGEHCACWAATHRPCSQLGLTAGGCARREPGRSPRAVRAGVCHRPAVPPGTEVHQHRLRPCLRGRPWSGFLTVRRLRCRCHHQEAQRDIGPGGRQKGPQPWGAQLSVTMGAARASSGQQRSFGAWGPRGTWSRRELSWPCPDPMGL from the exons ATGAGCCCggggctctgcctcctcctgggCCTCCTCATCCTCGGGGCAGAGCCGGGCAccgcagcagggcaggagggag cccaccccGGTGTCTGCCCCCGGTTCCTGGCCAGCCCCCACCACGTGCGGTGCCCCAACGCCTGCAGCGATGACAGAGGGTGCCCCCCGGAGCAGAAATGCTGCTTCACCGGCTGCGGCCTCGGCTGCGTGATGccgctggggagcagcagcagcgacttccccccccccggggaggTGGACTGGAGCCTCAGCCAGGCGGAGGAAACGCACCGAG GGGAGCCACAGAAGCCGGGGACGTGCCCCCAGGACTTCGGGCACTGCCTCCACCTGGAGCCCCCCCTGTGCACCAACGACTCGCTGTGTCCCGGCTGGCACAAGTGCTGCCCCCATGGGTGCCGGCTCCGCTGCACCCCTCCTGCAGAAG ACACGTGCCACCTCCCCGCCGCACCGGGACCCTGCGGTGGCCGCGAGCTGCGCTTCTTCTACAACGTCACCTCCGGGCGCTGCGGGACGTTCCCCTACGGCGGCTGCGGGGGCAACCCCAACAACTTCGGGACGCGGGCAGCGTGCCACCGGGCGTGCCTGGGACacg aGAAACCCAAACCTGGGGAGTGCCCAGcggggctgccggggctgcCAGGGCCATGCCAGGAGGAGTGCGGAGGTGACAGCGACTGCCCCGGCTCACAGAAGtgctgcaacagcagctgcGGGAACCagtgcctgcccccagccccggcca GGAAGGCCGGCTTCTGCCCGGCCAGCGCGGGGCTGTTCCCCAGCTATGACTGCAGGGAGTGGTGCCAGCGAGACGCCGACTGCCCCGGCGCGGAGAAGTGCTGCCTGCGCGGCTGTGACTCCGTGTGCCTGCGCCCGGCCCGAG AGAAGCCGGGGATCTGCCCCCTGACGGAGGCGGCACCGTGGACCCAGGCCCCGTGCCAGGCGTCCTGTGCAGAGGACGGGCAGTGCCCGGGGGACGagaagtgctgcagcagccgccGATGTGGCCGGGTCTGCCTGGCTCCTGAACGAG ACAAACCCGGCCAGTGCCCAAAGGTGAGGCCACGGCAGGCACCGGAGCCGTGCGCGGAGGAGGACGCCTGTGGCCACGACAGGGACTGTCCCCGGCAGGAGAAATGCTGCTTCGGCGGCTGCGCCATGCGCTGCACACGCCCTGCCAGGG AGCACCCCGGGGAGTGCCCCCGGGCTGAGCCGTGCTGGGACCCTCGGCGCAGGCACAGGAGCCAGTGCCTGGACGACAGCGCCTGCCGGCGGGACCAGAAGTGCTGCAGCTCCGGCTGCGCCTGGGTGTGCGTGGCCGTGGCCGTGCCTGGAGGTAGCGGGGAGCATTGTGCCTGCTGGGCAGCGACACACcggccctgcagccagctggggctgaCCGCAGGCGGCTGTGCCCGCAGAGAGCCAGGACGGAGCCCCCGGGCAGTGCGTGCAGGAGTGTGCCACCGACCTGCAGTGCCCCCAGGGACAGAGGTGCACCAGCACCGGCTGCGGCCGTGTCTGCGGGGACGTCCCTGGAG CGGGTTCCTGACAGTGAGGAGGCTGCGGTGCAGGTGCCATCACCAGGAGGCACAGCGGGACATCGGCCCTGGGGGGAGGCAGAAAGGgccacagccctggggggcCCAGCTCAGTGTCACCATGGGGGCAGCAAGAGCCAGCTCCGGGCAGCAGCGCTCCTTTGGGGCCTGGGGACCCAGAGGGACgtggagcaggagggagctCTCTTGGCCATGCCCAGACCCCATGGGGCTATGA
- the LOC137865512 gene encoding uncharacterized protein isoform X1 has translation MSPGLCLLLGLLILGAEPGTAAGQEGAHPGVCPRFLASPHHVRCPNACSDDRGCPPEQKCCFTGCGLGCVMPLGSSSSDFPPPGEVDWSLSQAEETHRGEPQKPGTCPQDFGHCLHLEPPLCTNDSLCPGWHKCCPHGCRLRCTPPAEGRGAADTCHLPAAPGPCGGRELRFFYNVTSGRCGTFPYGGCGGNPNNFGTRAACHRACLGHEKPKPGECPAGLPGLPGPCQEECGGDSDCPGSQKCCNSSCGNQCLPPAPARKAGFCPASAGLFPSYDCREWCQRDADCPGAEKCCLRGCDSVCLRPAREKPGICPLTEAAPWTQAPCQASCAEDGQCPGDEKCCSSRRCGRVCLAPERDKPGQCPKVRPRQAPEPCAEEDACGHDRDCPRQEKCCFGGCAMRCTRPAREHPGECPRAEPCWDPRRRHRSQCLDDSACRRDQKCCSSGCAWVCVAVAVPGGSGEHCACWAATHRPCSQLGLTAGGCARREPGRSPRAVRAGVCHRPAVPPGTEVHQHRLRPCLRGRPWSGFLTVRRLRCRCHHQEAQRDIGPGGRQKGPQPWGAQLSVTMGAARASSGQQRSFGAWGPRGTWSRRELSWPCPDPMGL, from the exons ATGAGCCCggggctctgcctcctcctgggCCTCCTCATCCTCGGGGCAGAGCCGGGCAccgcagcagggcaggagggag cccaccccGGTGTCTGCCCCCGGTTCCTGGCCAGCCCCCACCACGTGCGGTGCCCCAACGCCTGCAGCGATGACAGAGGGTGCCCCCCGGAGCAGAAATGCTGCTTCACCGGCTGCGGCCTCGGCTGCGTGATGccgctggggagcagcagcagcgacttccccccccccggggaggTGGACTGGAGCCTCAGCCAGGCGGAGGAAACGCACCGAG GGGAGCCACAGAAGCCGGGGACGTGCCCCCAGGACTTCGGGCACTGCCTCCACCTGGAGCCCCCCCTGTGCACCAACGACTCGCTGTGTCCCGGCTGGCACAAGTGCTGCCCCCATGGGTGCCGGCTCCGCTGCACCCCTCCTGCAGAAG GGCGCGGTGCCGCAGACACGTGCCACCTCCCCGCCGCACCGGGACCCTGCGGTGGCCGCGAGCTGCGCTTCTTCTACAACGTCACCTCCGGGCGCTGCGGGACGTTCCCCTACGGCGGCTGCGGGGGCAACCCCAACAACTTCGGGACGCGGGCAGCGTGCCACCGGGCGTGCCTGGGACacg aGAAACCCAAACCTGGGGAGTGCCCAGcggggctgccggggctgcCAGGGCCATGCCAGGAGGAGTGCGGAGGTGACAGCGACTGCCCCGGCTCACAGAAGtgctgcaacagcagctgcGGGAACCagtgcctgcccccagccccggcca GGAAGGCCGGCTTCTGCCCGGCCAGCGCGGGGCTGTTCCCCAGCTATGACTGCAGGGAGTGGTGCCAGCGAGACGCCGACTGCCCCGGCGCGGAGAAGTGCTGCCTGCGCGGCTGTGACTCCGTGTGCCTGCGCCCGGCCCGAG AGAAGCCGGGGATCTGCCCCCTGACGGAGGCGGCACCGTGGACCCAGGCCCCGTGCCAGGCGTCCTGTGCAGAGGACGGGCAGTGCCCGGGGGACGagaagtgctgcagcagccgccGATGTGGCCGGGTCTGCCTGGCTCCTGAACGAG ACAAACCCGGCCAGTGCCCAAAGGTGAGGCCACGGCAGGCACCGGAGCCGTGCGCGGAGGAGGACGCCTGTGGCCACGACAGGGACTGTCCCCGGCAGGAGAAATGCTGCTTCGGCGGCTGCGCCATGCGCTGCACACGCCCTGCCAGGG AGCACCCCGGGGAGTGCCCCCGGGCTGAGCCGTGCTGGGACCCTCGGCGCAGGCACAGGAGCCAGTGCCTGGACGACAGCGCCTGCCGGCGGGACCAGAAGTGCTGCAGCTCCGGCTGCGCCTGGGTGTGCGTGGCCGTGGCCGTGCCTGGAGGTAGCGGGGAGCATTGTGCCTGCTGGGCAGCGACACACcggccctgcagccagctggggctgaCCGCAGGCGGCTGTGCCCGCAGAGAGCCAGGACGGAGCCCCCGGGCAGTGCGTGCAGGAGTGTGCCACCGACCTGCAGTGCCCCCAGGGACAGAGGTGCACCAGCACCGGCTGCGGCCGTGTCTGCGGGGACGTCCCTGGAG CGGGTTCCTGACAGTGAGGAGGCTGCGGTGCAGGTGCCATCACCAGGAGGCACAGCGGGACATCGGCCCTGGGGGGAGGCAGAAAGGgccacagccctggggggcCCAGCTCAGTGTCACCATGGGGGCAGCAAGAGCCAGCTCCGGGCAGCAGCGCTCCTTTGGGGCCTGGGGACCCAGAGGGACgtggagcaggagggagctCTCTTGGCCATGCCCAGACCCCATGGGGCTATGA
- the LOC137865512 gene encoding uncharacterized protein isoform X5, which translates to MSPGLCLLLGLLILGAEPGTAAGQEGAHPGVCPRFLASPHHVRCPNACSDDRGCPPEQKCCFTGCGLGCVMPLGSSSSDFPPPGEVDWSLSQAEETHRGEPQKPGTCPQDFGHCLHLEPPLCTNDSLCPGWHKCCPHGCRLRCTPPAEGRGAADTCHLPAAPGPCGGRELRFFYNVTSGRCGTFPYGGCGGNPNNFGTRAACHRACLGHEKPKPGECPAGLPGLPGPCQEECGGDSDCPGSQKCCNSSCGNQCLPPAPARKAGFCPASAGLFPSYDCREWCQRDADCPGAEKCCLRGCDSVCLRPAREKPGICPLTEAAPWTQAPCQASCAEDGQCPGDEKCCSSRRCGRVCLAPERDKPGQCPKVRPRQAPEPCAEEDACGHDRDCPRQEKCCFGGCAMRCTRPAREHPGECPRAEPCWDPRRRHRSQCLDDSACRRDQKCCSSGCAWVCVAVAVPGESQDGAPGQCVQECATDLQCPQGQRCTSTGCGRVCGDVPGAGS; encoded by the exons ATGAGCCCggggctctgcctcctcctgggCCTCCTCATCCTCGGGGCAGAGCCGGGCAccgcagcagggcaggagggag cccaccccGGTGTCTGCCCCCGGTTCCTGGCCAGCCCCCACCACGTGCGGTGCCCCAACGCCTGCAGCGATGACAGAGGGTGCCCCCCGGAGCAGAAATGCTGCTTCACCGGCTGCGGCCTCGGCTGCGTGATGccgctggggagcagcagcagcgacttccccccccccggggaggTGGACTGGAGCCTCAGCCAGGCGGAGGAAACGCACCGAG GGGAGCCACAGAAGCCGGGGACGTGCCCCCAGGACTTCGGGCACTGCCTCCACCTGGAGCCCCCCCTGTGCACCAACGACTCGCTGTGTCCCGGCTGGCACAAGTGCTGCCCCCATGGGTGCCGGCTCCGCTGCACCCCTCCTGCAGAAG GGCGCGGTGCCGCAGACACGTGCCACCTCCCCGCCGCACCGGGACCCTGCGGTGGCCGCGAGCTGCGCTTCTTCTACAACGTCACCTCCGGGCGCTGCGGGACGTTCCCCTACGGCGGCTGCGGGGGCAACCCCAACAACTTCGGGACGCGGGCAGCGTGCCACCGGGCGTGCCTGGGACacg aGAAACCCAAACCTGGGGAGTGCCCAGcggggctgccggggctgcCAGGGCCATGCCAGGAGGAGTGCGGAGGTGACAGCGACTGCCCCGGCTCACAGAAGtgctgcaacagcagctgcGGGAACCagtgcctgcccccagccccggcca GGAAGGCCGGCTTCTGCCCGGCCAGCGCGGGGCTGTTCCCCAGCTATGACTGCAGGGAGTGGTGCCAGCGAGACGCCGACTGCCCCGGCGCGGAGAAGTGCTGCCTGCGCGGCTGTGACTCCGTGTGCCTGCGCCCGGCCCGAG AGAAGCCGGGGATCTGCCCCCTGACGGAGGCGGCACCGTGGACCCAGGCCCCGTGCCAGGCGTCCTGTGCAGAGGACGGGCAGTGCCCGGGGGACGagaagtgctgcagcagccgccGATGTGGCCGGGTCTGCCTGGCTCCTGAACGAG ACAAACCCGGCCAGTGCCCAAAGGTGAGGCCACGGCAGGCACCGGAGCCGTGCGCGGAGGAGGACGCCTGTGGCCACGACAGGGACTGTCCCCGGCAGGAGAAATGCTGCTTCGGCGGCTGCGCCATGCGCTGCACACGCCCTGCCAGGG AGCACCCCGGGGAGTGCCCCCGGGCTGAGCCGTGCTGGGACCCTCGGCGCAGGCACAGGAGCCAGTGCCTGGACGACAGCGCCTGCCGGCGGGACCAGAAGTGCTGCAGCTCCGGCTGCGCCTGGGTGTGCGTGGCCGTGGCCGTGCCTGGAG AGAGCCAGGACGGAGCCCCCGGGCAGTGCGTGCAGGAGTGTGCCACCGACCTGCAGTGCCCCCAGGGACAGAGGTGCACCAGCACCGGCTGCGGCCGTGTCTGCGGGGACGTCCCTGGAG CGGGTTCCTGA
- the LOC137865512 gene encoding uncharacterized protein isoform X3 has protein sequence MSPGLCLLLGLLILGAEPGTAAGQEGAHPGVCPRFLASPHHVRCPNACSDDRGCPPEQKCCFTGCGLGCVMPLGSSSSDFPPPGEVDWSLSQAEETHRGEPQKPGTCPQDFGHCLHLEPPLCTNDSLCPGWHKCCPHGCRLRCTPPAEGRGAADTCHLPAAPGPCGGRELRFFYNVTSGRCGTFPYGGCGGNPNNFGTRAACHRACLGHEKPKPGECPAGLPGLPGPCQEECGGDSDCPGSQKCCNSSCGNQCLPPAPARKAGFCPASAGLFPSYDCREWCQRDADCPGAEKCCLRGCDSVCLRPAREKPGICPLTEAAPWTQAPCQASCAEDGQCPGDEKCCSSRRCGRVCLAPERDKPGQCPKVRPRQAPEPCAEEDACGHDRDCPRQEKCCFGGCAMRCTRPAREHPGECPRAEPCWDPRRRHRSQCLDDSACRRDQKCCSSGCAWVCVAVAVPGGSGEHCACWAATHRPCSQLGLTAGGCARREPGRSPRAVRAGVCHRPAVPPGTEVHQHRLRPCLRGRPWRCCVMGEQQLRGRKVPLFRDTGWPQPQTGLSPSCHCQQ, from the exons ATGAGCCCggggctctgcctcctcctgggCCTCCTCATCCTCGGGGCAGAGCCGGGCAccgcagcagggcaggagggag cccaccccGGTGTCTGCCCCCGGTTCCTGGCCAGCCCCCACCACGTGCGGTGCCCCAACGCCTGCAGCGATGACAGAGGGTGCCCCCCGGAGCAGAAATGCTGCTTCACCGGCTGCGGCCTCGGCTGCGTGATGccgctggggagcagcagcagcgacttccccccccccggggaggTGGACTGGAGCCTCAGCCAGGCGGAGGAAACGCACCGAG GGGAGCCACAGAAGCCGGGGACGTGCCCCCAGGACTTCGGGCACTGCCTCCACCTGGAGCCCCCCCTGTGCACCAACGACTCGCTGTGTCCCGGCTGGCACAAGTGCTGCCCCCATGGGTGCCGGCTCCGCTGCACCCCTCCTGCAGAAG GGCGCGGTGCCGCAGACACGTGCCACCTCCCCGCCGCACCGGGACCCTGCGGTGGCCGCGAGCTGCGCTTCTTCTACAACGTCACCTCCGGGCGCTGCGGGACGTTCCCCTACGGCGGCTGCGGGGGCAACCCCAACAACTTCGGGACGCGGGCAGCGTGCCACCGGGCGTGCCTGGGACacg aGAAACCCAAACCTGGGGAGTGCCCAGcggggctgccggggctgcCAGGGCCATGCCAGGAGGAGTGCGGAGGTGACAGCGACTGCCCCGGCTCACAGAAGtgctgcaacagcagctgcGGGAACCagtgcctgcccccagccccggcca GGAAGGCCGGCTTCTGCCCGGCCAGCGCGGGGCTGTTCCCCAGCTATGACTGCAGGGAGTGGTGCCAGCGAGACGCCGACTGCCCCGGCGCGGAGAAGTGCTGCCTGCGCGGCTGTGACTCCGTGTGCCTGCGCCCGGCCCGAG AGAAGCCGGGGATCTGCCCCCTGACGGAGGCGGCACCGTGGACCCAGGCCCCGTGCCAGGCGTCCTGTGCAGAGGACGGGCAGTGCCCGGGGGACGagaagtgctgcagcagccgccGATGTGGCCGGGTCTGCCTGGCTCCTGAACGAG ACAAACCCGGCCAGTGCCCAAAGGTGAGGCCACGGCAGGCACCGGAGCCGTGCGCGGAGGAGGACGCCTGTGGCCACGACAGGGACTGTCCCCGGCAGGAGAAATGCTGCTTCGGCGGCTGCGCCATGCGCTGCACACGCCCTGCCAGGG AGCACCCCGGGGAGTGCCCCCGGGCTGAGCCGTGCTGGGACCCTCGGCGCAGGCACAGGAGCCAGTGCCTGGACGACAGCGCCTGCCGGCGGGACCAGAAGTGCTGCAGCTCCGGCTGCGCCTGGGTGTGCGTGGCCGTGGCCGTGCCTGGAGGTAGCGGGGAGCATTGTGCCTGCTGGGCAGCGACACACcggccctgcagccagctggggctgaCCGCAGGCGGCTGTGCCCGCAGAGAGCCAGGACGGAGCCCCCGGGCAGTGCGTGCAGGAGTGTGCCACCGACCTGCAGTGCCCCCAGGGACAGAGGTGCACCAGCACCGGCTGCGGCCGTGTCTGCGGGGACGTCCCTGGAG GTGCTGCGTGatgggagagcagcagctccgTGGCAGGAAGGTGCCGTTGTTCCGGGACACTGGGTGGCCACAGCCCCAAACTGGCCTGTCCCCTTCTTGCCACTGCCAGCAATAA
- the LOC137865513 gene encoding eppin-like: protein MARRACLLLLLLLAALIPLMARAGPTPRVPGRSEPAMGMEKPGYCYHIPEVEDLLDKDCSSCRQDTSCSHCAGDADCPGATKCCPSKCGYTCQEPVLDFCYLPSVCGNCKALFIRFFYNASSQRCEEFIYGGCGGNRNNFETKRECFQACSHIGNRPHRQSPPRAAGPLLPPRAVLGPAPLLTPRLSAPGAR, encoded by the exons ATGGCGCGGCgagcctgcctcctcctcctcctcctcctcgcggCCCTCATCCCCCTGATGGCACGGGCCGGCCCGACCCCGCGTGTGCCTGGAAGATCGGAGCCGGCGATGGGGATGG AAAAGCCTGGGTACTGCTACCACATCCCCGAGGTGGAGGACCTTCTGGACAAGGACTGCAGCTCCTGCCGCCAGGACACCTCGTGCTCCCACTGTGCCGGTGACGCCGACTGCCCCGGTGCCACCAAGTGCTGCCCCAGCAAGTGCGGCTACACCTGCCAGGAGCCGGTGCTCG ATTTCTGCTACCTGCCCTCCGTCTGCGGGAACTGCAAGGCGCTCTTCATCCGCTTCTTCTACAACGCCTCCAGCCAGCGCTGCGAGGAGTTCATCTACGGCGGCTGCGGCGGCAACAGGAACAACTTTGAGACCAAGCGGGAGTGCTTCCAGGCCTGCTCCCACATCGGGAACCGGCCGCACCggcagagccccccccgggctgcggggccgctgctgccccccaggGCGGTGctgggcccggccccgctgctgaCCCCGCGCCTTTCAGCCCCCGGTGCCCGGTAG